The following are encoded together in the Macrobrachium nipponense isolate FS-2020 chromosome 14, ASM1510439v2, whole genome shotgun sequence genome:
- the LOC135226267 gene encoding uncharacterized protein LOC135226267 has product MPNANRNSLDVTGQRESTQSQHHFSSGSTESPSHFSSESIESPSHFSSGSTESQHHFRSESTESPSHFSSEAIESPSHFSSESIESPRHFSSESIESPSHFSSESIESPSHFSSESTESPSHFSSESTESPSHFSSESTESQSHFSSESTESLQHFNSESTESPRHFSSESTESPRHFSSESTESPSHFSSESTELPSPFSSESIESLSPFSSESTE; this is encoded by the coding sequence AATCAACTCAGTCACAGCATCACTTCAGTTCAGGGTCAACTGAGTCACCGAGTCACTTCAGTTCAGAATCTATAGAGTCACCGAGTCACTTCAGTTCAGGGTCAACTGAGTCACAGCATCACTTCAGATCAGAGTCAACTGAGTCACCGAGTCACTTCAGTTCAGAGGCAATTGAGTCACCGAGTCACTTCAGTTCAGAATCTATAGAGTCACCGCGTCACTTCAGTTCAGAATCTATAGAGTCACCGAGTCACTTCAGTTCAGAATCTATAGAGTCACCGAGTCACTTCAGTTCAGAGTCAACTGAGTCACCGAGTCACTTCAGTTCAGAGTCAACTGAGTCACCGAGTCACTTCAGTTCAGAGTCAACTGAGTCACAGAGTCACTTCAGTTCAGAGTCCACTGAGTCACTGCAACACTTCAATTCAGAGTCAACTGAGTCACCGCGTCACTTCAGTTCAGAGTCAACTGAGTCACCGAGACACTTCAGTTCAGAATCAACTGAATCACCGAGTCACTTCAGTTCAGAGTCCACTGAGTTGCCGAGCCCCTTCAGTTCAGAGTCCATTGAGTCCCTGAGCCCCTTCAGTTCAGAGTCCACTGAGTGA